The region ATCTATTTCCTGAAATGAAAGTATATATCAAAACTTTTCTCGTATGTTACAAAATTATTATATCTTATTATTTATGTTATAATTACTTAATACTTAGGTGGTATGACATATTTAGACGGTTTATAGAATAATAATGACAAGTAACACAATATACAAAACTAAACGTAGAACTatagatttttttaattttattttattttattttttgcaaTATGACAACAtaaataatgttatataaatttcTATATATAAAGTTTTAGTCTAATTTGTACGAACATCAAAATCTATAAAAATCGAACTGAAATGAAATGACTGAAACCGaacaaaaatgtgaatttgaaaaaaaaaaaaaaaaaaaaaaaacacacggAAAAGACTACTAGGCCAAATTGGTCAAGAATAAAaccaaattgaaaaaaaaaaaagacgagtcgaaaaaaaaaaaaaagaatggatCAAAAAGACCGGTATAAAAAAAGAGTGGTCGAGACCTCTCAAAATAGGTCAAAAGCAAATTATTCGTCCTTCGGAAAAACGTTAATTAATCTAAAGAATGAAGCTATTTGTCGACCGCTGCATCGCACGGGTTCgctgctagtatatatatatatatatatatatatatatatatatatatatatatatatatatatatatatatatatatatatatatatatatatatatatatatatatatatatatatatatatatatatatatatatatatatatataaaccaaatATTCACAAACTCGTATCAAAATTTTAACTTAACGACCGAAACTGCAAATTCTACCAAATCACAAGgacaatttttgtaatttactgTTATAAATATGGCAAAGATTATTAGTTAAGGGAACACGTATATATGTAGTTATGTACTTACATTTCTTCACGTtcataaacataacaaacaactattCCCTCTTCACGTTTCATATGTCATGCATTTTGGTCTATAAATACGGCTTGAAACCAATGAAATTAGTTGCAGATTCAAAAAGAAATGGGTGGAATCGCTAATAATTGGAAAATCTATAATGGAGTCACCCACTGGCTAGGATTATTAGACTCTCCCCCAAGCGACTTCCGCACCTACATCAACCACTACGGTGAAATGGCTGAAGCCACTTACGATGCTTACATTAAGACACCGGTCTCAAAAAACGCAGGAAACTGTCGTTTCTCACGCAAAAATCTGTTCGACCGATGTGGGATTCTTCGTGGGCGCCCGTTGAACCAGTATAAAGTGACCAAGTACATATACGCCACATCTGCTGTCCCAGTTCCTGGTGCATTTGTCACGTCTTCGTCAACACAGGCTTGGAGCAAAAAGTCAAACTGGATAGGGTTTATCGCAGTGGCTACTGATGAAGGGAAGAAGGTGTTGGGAAGGCGAGATATTATGATTGTTTGGAGAGGGACAGTCAACCCTTCGGATATGGTTCATGATGCTGAGTTAGTGAAGGTTTCCGCTAAAAAAATATTTGGTGAAATGCATCTAGATAACCCGAAAGTACACATGGGCTGGTACTCCATCTACACTACTTCGGATCCGAATACACGTTACAATCAAACTAGTGCTAGAGACCAGGTAATGTATAATCCCCAAGAGtccttaattatttattttacatgttcagtatcatatcattcgtgaaaaagaaattcattttgttatgtTTAGGCGTTGGCTGAGGTGAAGAAACTAGTGGATGAATACAGGGAGGAGGAAACTAGCCTCACCATTACTGGGCACAGCATGGGTGCAGCAGTAGGGACACTAAACGCTATTGACATAGTCTTTAATGGAATCAACAAGCAAGCAGTTGTGCCACCGAGGGCCTGCCTTGTAACCATGTTCGCTTTCGCCTGCCCAAAAGTAGGAGATGCCAACTTTCAAAAAGTATTCAATTCACAGACTAATCTTCATTGCCTACGCATTAATAATGCGCTAGATATAGTTCCCAAGTATCCTATGGTAGGGTATTCGGATGTTGGGCACGAGTTGGGGATTGATACCACAAAGTCTACTTACTTGAAGACTGTTGGGGATCCCGTGAGTTGGCATAGCATGGAGGGTTATATGCATGGTGTTGCAGGAACACAAGGTATTAAGGGAGGGTTTAAGCTGGAGATTAATCGTGATCTCTCTCTTATAAACAAGTATTCAGGTACTTTAAAGGATGAATATGGTATACCTAGTAGTTGGTGGACTGAGAAGCATAATGGAATGGTTCAAAATGATAACGGAAATTGGGAATTGAACGATCGTGAAGTAGATGACGATCAGTGAGACCGATGGCAGAATTTTATTCAATCCTATTATATGGACGTGTGTTGGGTTTGTTTGAAATTGTCCTTTACTTGTTTTTATGTTGTGCGTACTTATAATGTGTTTCTTGTTGTCGTATTTATGAGATGAATTGTATCGATGTTGGTTAATGGACTATGGGTGAAACTTAAACTATTACACTTTATGAGTATCTCATCTTCCCCATATCCGGTGATATTTTATTTATAAcaataatattttaatgtttgtaGTTACTGActtaatacataaata is a window of Lactuca sativa cultivar Salinas chromosome 1, Lsat_Salinas_v11, whole genome shotgun sequence DNA encoding:
- the LOC111919851 gene encoding phospholipase A1-II 1-like encodes the protein MKLFVDRCIARLQIQKEMGGIANNWKIYNGVTHWLGLLDSPPSDFRTYINHYGEMAEATYDAYIKTPVSKNAGNCRFSRKNLFDRCGILRGRPLNQYKVTKYIYATSAVPVPGAFVTSSSTQAWSKKSNWIGFIAVATDEGKKVLGRRDIMIVWRGTVNPSDMVHDAELVKVSAKKIFGEMHLDNPKVHMGWYSIYTTSDPNTRYNQTSARDQALAEVKKLVDEYREEETSLTITGHSMGAAVGTLNAIDIVFNGINKQAVVPPRACLVTMFAFACPKVGDANFQKVFNSQTNLHCLRINNALDIVPKYPMVGYSDVGHELGIDTTKSTYLKTVGDPVSWHSMEGYMHGVAGTQGIKGGFKLEINRDLSLINKYSGTLKDEYGIPSSWWTEKHNGMVQNDNGNWELNDREVDDDQ